Proteins encoded together in one Coffea arabica cultivar ET-39 chromosome 2c, Coffea Arabica ET-39 HiFi, whole genome shotgun sequence window:
- the LOC140035519 gene encoding uncharacterized protein, which yields MNAQYIARRGRSRSHHDEISVEHYYRMDIFLATIDYQLQELHSMFNDHTMELLVLSTALDPRNGFMLFKIDDVCKLAEKFYPNNFMEQELVRLRIELQHFELQHFKLDIPNHPELQELSSIHELCQGLVKTRKSVIYPLIDRLIRFVLTLPVSTAITEWAFSIMKIIKT from the coding sequence ATGAATGCTCAATATATTGCAAGACGTGGTAGATCTCGAAGTCATCATGATGAGATAAGTGTGGAGCATTATTATCGAATGGATATATTTCTTGCAACAATTGATTATCAATTGCAAGAGTTACATAGCATGTTTAATGATCATACCATGGAATTGCTTGTTTTGAGCACTGCTTTAGATCCTAGAAATGGATTTATGCTGTTCAAGATTGATGATGTTTGTAAACTTGCAGAGAAGTTCTATCCGAATAATTTTATGGAGCAAGAACTAGTACGTTTAAGAATAGAACTTCAACATTTTGAACTTCAACATTTTAAACTCGACATTCCAAATCATCCTGAATTGCAAGAATTATCTAGTATTCATGAGTTATGTCAAGGCTTGGTGAAGACAAGAAAATCAGTGATATATCCTCTTATTGATAGATTGATTAGATTTGTTCTTACTCTTCCTGTATCAACCGCAATTACAGAGTGggcattttcaattatgaaaataatcaagACATAG
- the LOC140035520 gene encoding uncharacterized protein, translating to MLARNVIDGCPKDLDNSRQGVTWFCLPAHGQEFRTMLQFVLVAASREVVSVHQFFSNLVFINIVTTSSKCNDELKETQAIEIATKIANGELETGRGLNQIGTLKRAGDTRWGSHLDSISSLLKMLNATCVVLSNIAVDGGSYSQRGDANFVLNQLLSFKFVFTLHPMKDIVEITHLFCIALQRKSQDILNAMYLVSSTTKLLKNFRDLG from the exons ATGTTGGCCAGGAACGTCATTGATGGATGCCCGAAAGATCTAGATAACAGCAGGCAGGGTGTCACATGGTTTTGTCTCCCAGCTCATGGTCAAGAATTCAGAACCAT GCTTCAATTTGTTTTAGTTGCAGCTTCTAGAGAAGTAGTTTCTGTTCACCAATTCTTCTCCAATTTAGTTTTCATCAACATTGTTACTACATCTAGCAAATGTAATGATGAATTAAAGGAGACTCAAGCAATTGAAATTGCTACTAAGATTGCTAATGGTGAACTTGAAACTGGAAGGGGGCTTAATCAAATTGGCACTTTAAAACGAGCTGGAGATACTCGTTGGGGTTCTCATTTGGATTCTATTTCTAGTTTACTGAAAATGTTAAATGCTACTTGTGTGGTTTTAAGTAACATTGCAGTAGATGGAGGTTCATACTCTCAACGTGGAGAtgcaaattttgttttaaatcaGTTGTTAtcttttaagtttgttttcacTTTGCATCCTATGAAAGACATTGTGGAAATTACTCATCTTTTTTGTATAGCATTGCAACGTAAATCTCAAGATATTTTGAATGCAATGTATCTTGTCTCAAGCACAACAAAGCTACTGAAGAATTTTCGAGATTTGGGATGA
- the LOC140035072 gene encoding auxin-responsive protein SAUR23-like — MAIRLPRIVQAKQLFRQYSFTKCNAAASATACLDVPKGYFAVYVGENERKRFVIPIAYLNEPSFRDLLNRAEEEFGFDHPIGGLTIPCREDTFIDITARLTRSMS; from the coding sequence ATGGCCATCCGTCTTCCTCGAATTGTTCAAGCTAAGCAACTTTTTAGGCAGTATTCATTCACAAAATGTAATGCTGCTGCCAGTGCCACAGCTTGCCTAGATGTcccaaagggatattttgctgTATATGTTggagaaaatgaaaggaaacgATTTGTGATTCCCATTGCTTACCTGAACGAGCCCTCATTCCGAGACCTGTTAAATCGAGCTGAGGAAGAATTTGGGTTTGACCATCCTATAGGAGGTCTGACAATCCCCTGCAGAGAAGACACTTTCATTGATATCACTGCTCGCTTGACTAGGAGCATGAGTTAG
- the LOC140035521 gene encoding auxin-induced protein X10A-like, translated as MAIRLPRIIQAKQILKRSLLTSNAAISASVDVPRGYLAVYVGESKKKRFVIPVAYLNEPEFQELLTQAEEEFGFDHPMGGLTIPCREDIFIDLTSRLGRNMKQADCFVQLPLNQSCETLLLKRVEGKDSGIQVPINPIETAYQSDWTTLGSGQWAECDRGPVHSAGVRTLDRI; from the exons ATGGCTATCCGTTTGCCCCGTATTATTCAAGCTAAGCAAATTCTTAAGCGCTCTCTGTTGACATCTAATGCTGCCATTTCAGCTTCTGTAGATGTTCCAAGAGGCTATTTAGCGGTTTACGTTGGAGAAAGCAAAAAGAAACGATTTGTGATTCCCGTTGCTTACTTGAATGAGCCTGAATTCCAAGAATTACTAACCCAAGCTGAGGAAGAATTTGGTTTTGATCATCCGATGGGGGGTTTGACAATCCCCTGCAGAGAAGACATTTTCATTGATCTCACTTCTCGCCTGGGTAGAAATATGA AGCAAGCAGATTGTTTTGTACAGTTGCCTTTGAATCAGAGTTGTGAAACTCTTTTACTCAAAAG GGTGGAGGGAAAGGACAGTGGGATCCAAGTTCCCATAAATCCGATTGAGACAGCGTATCAGTCTGACTGGACAACTCTGGGTAGTGGACAGTGGGCAGAGTGTGACAGAGGTCCTGTCCACTCTGCAGGTGTCAGGACACTGGATAGGATCTAA
- the LOC140035522 gene encoding auxin-responsive protein SAUR21-like, whose product MGVAVPRIFPAKQILNRILANPGGTTKVPKGHFAVYVGETSWKRYVLPLSYLNHPSSQHLLSQAEEEFGYHHPMGALTIPCKEETFINLTCNLCGP is encoded by the coding sequence ATGGGTGTTGCGGTGCCTCGAATTTTTCCTGCTAAGCAGATCCTAAACAGAATTCTTGCAAATCCAGGAGGTACTACGAAAGTACCGAAAGGCCACTTTGCTGTTTATGTAGGGGAAACTAGTTGGAAGAGATATGTGCTGCCGTTATCCTACCTTAACCATCCTTCATCCCAGCACTTACTAAGCCAGGCTGAGGAAGAGTTTGGATACCACCATCCTATGGGAGCTCTGACAATTCCATGCAAGGAAGAAACCTTCATCAATCTCACCTGTAACTTGTGTGGCCCTTAA
- the LOC113731189 gene encoding putative pentatricopeptide repeat-containing protein At3g23330 codes for MNFLPITQFLNHCSQTRNLKAVKKFHAHLLRTGILFFSPNLQAKVIFTYTSCLNTNSTQTLTNLFKFLNPRSPLPFNSIVSHFSQNGCHSLALHAFSFMHFNGVHVDSYALCSALKSSSCDNNMRFGKNIHAHVQKSGWFCSVFVASALIDLYGKMLFTVDAAMVFDEIRVKNTVCVNALLSGYADAKMWSEGVELVRQMPAFYLDCDNFTFSAALRACAGLSATGLGRQIHASVIRKVLNVGDDVFLQSLLIEMYGKCGLVEKAKRIFSMAGFRQEGKRKRDVVLWTSLLGVYGKHGHYKEVIMLFRDMLINGIRPDGVAFLAVISACGYTGQVDLAFKYFASMARDFGLKQSPEHYSCLVDALCRAGELEKAWKLINGMPCEGNSRYTVSMWGTLLNACSECGNVDLGKLAGQRALELEPHNTGIYVLLSNMYASNGMWDEIGQLRESMKGRKLKKDIGCSWIDVGR; via the coding sequence ATGAACTTTCTACCCATCACTCAATTCTTAAACCACTGCTCCCAAACAAGAAATCTCAAGGCCGTTAAGAAATTTCATGCACATTTGCTCAGAACAGGTATACTTTTTTTCTCGCCCAATCTTCAGGCCAAGGTCATCTTCACATACACTTCGTGCCTTAACACAAACAGCACTCAAACATTAACCAACTTGTTCAAGTTCCTTAACCCCAGAAGCCCATTGCCCTTTAATTCAATTGTCTCCCATTTCTCTCAAAATGGGTGCCATTCTCTTGCTCTCCATGCCTTCTCTTTCATGCATTTTAATGGCGTTCATGTAGACTCGTATGCCTTGTGCAGCGCTTTAAAGTCATCGTCTTGTGATAATAATATGAGGTTCGGTAAAAATATTCACGCCCATGTTCAAAAATCAGGGTGGTTTTGTAGCGTCTTTGTGGCCAGTGCTTTGATTGATCTATACGGGAAAATGTTGTTCACTGTCGATGCGGCAATGGTGTTTGATGAAATTCGTGTGAAGAATACTGTTTGTGTGAATGCACTTTTATCAGGTTATGCTGATGCTAAGATGTGGAGTGAGGGAGTCGAATTGGTTAGGCAAATGCCAGCGTTCTACTTAGATTGTGACAATTTCACATTTTCTGCTGCTTTGCGGGCTTGTGCAGGGCTATCTGCGACGGGATTGGGCAGGCAGATTCATGCAAGTGTTATACGTAAAGTTTTAAATGTTGGGGATGACGTGTTTCTGCAGAGTTTGTTAATTGAAATGTATGGCAAGTGTGGGCTAGTAGAGAAGGCTAAACGCATATTTAGTATGGCAGGATTCAGACAAGAAGGGAAGAGAAAGAGAGATGTTGTCTTGTGGACTTCACTGCTGGGAGTTTACGGAAAACATGGCCATTACAAAGAAGTGATTATGTTGTTCAGAGACATGTTGATCAACGGAATTAGGCCCGATGGAGTGGCCTTCTTAGCTGTCATTTCCGCTTGTGGTTATACAGGTCAAGTGGATCTTGCGTTCAAATATTTTGCATCCATGGCTCGCGACTTTGGATTAAAACAAAGCCCAGAGCATTATAGCTGTTTGGTTGATGCGCTGTGTCGGGCTGGTGAGCTGGAGAAGGCATGGAAGTTGATAAATGGGATGCCTTGCGAAGGAAATAGCAGATACACGGTTTCAATGTGGGGGACCTTGCTAAATGCCTGCAGTGAGTGTGGGAATGTTGATTTGGGTAAATTGGCCGGTCAAAGGGCACTTGAGTTGGAGCCTCATAATACTGGAATCTATGTCTTGCTATCTAACATGTATGCCAGCAATGGCATGTGGGACGAAATTGGACAGTTGAGGGAGTCGATGAAAGGGAGAAAACTAAAGAAAGATATTGGATGCAGTTGGATAGATGTTGGTAGATGA
- the LOC140035070 gene encoding transcription initiation factor TFIID subunit 14b-like isoform X4, whose amino-acid sequence MPQSSSSSKKHGTDQPDTGGPASKSQRTKMVKSSDDTEKKNLAKKLKELEISVPIVYGNIAFWLGKKASEYQSHKWTVYVRGGTNEDISVVVKRVVFQLHSSFNNPTRVVDGPPFELSESGWGEFEIVITLHFHNDVCEKPLHLYHHLKLYPEEDSGPMSTKKPVVVESYDEIVFTEPSEGFFSRVQNHPAVVVPRLPAGFALPPPVPLEDADKRRRGDTKDHTLSQWFSNFSEADELLKLAAARQQVQAHIATLRRQLSLIDGQHQQLKSASDM is encoded by the exons ATGCCTCAGAGCTCATCATCATCGAAGAAACACGGGACCGATCAGCCGGACACTGGTGGGCCCGCCTCCAAATCACAGAGGACCAAAATGGTTAAATCTTCCGATGATACTGAAAAAAAG AACTTAGCTAAGAAGCTCAAAGAGCTGGAAATAAGTGTGCCTATTGTGTATGGTAATATTGCATTTTGGCTCGGTAAGAAGGCTAGCGA GTACCAATCTCACAAGTGGACTGTTTATGTTCGAGGAGGAACGAATGAGGATATCAGTGTGGTAGTGAAGCGTGTTGTTTTTCAATTGCATTCCAGCTTTAATAATCCCACAAGGGTTGTTGACGGCCCACCTTTCGAGCTGTCTGAATCAGGGTGGGGTGAATTTGAAATTGTCATAACCCTTCATTTCCATAATGATGTTTGCGAGAAGCCGTTGCACCT ATACCATCATTTGAAGTTGTATCCAGAGGAGGATTCTGGTCCAATGTCCACCAAAAAACCAGTCGTCGTGGAATCCTATGATGAAATTGTATTTACTGAGCCTTCAGAAGGTTTTTTCTCTCGCGTGCAGAATCACCCAGCTGTTGTTGTGCCTAGACTGCCCGCTGGTTTTGCTTTGCCTCCTCCTG TGCCATTGGAGGATGCAGATAAAAGGAGAAGAGGCGACACTAAAGATCACACCTTAAGTCAGTGGTTCTCAAATTTCTCAGAGGCTGATGAACTGTTAAAACTTGCAGCAGCTCGTCAGCAG GTACAAGCTCATATTGCAACACTCAGAAGGCAATTGAGTTTGATAGATGGGCAGCACCAACAGCTGAAATCTGCCTCTGACATGTAA
- the LOC140035070 gene encoding transcription initiation factor TFIID subunit 14b-like isoform X1, protein MPQSSSSSKKHGTDQPDTGGPASKSQRTKMVKSSDDTEKKNLAKKLKELEISVPIVYGNIAFWLGKKASEYQSHKWTVYVRGGTNEDISVVVKRVVFQLHSSFNNPTRVVDGPPFELSESGWGEFEIVITLHFHNDVCEKPLHLYHHLKLYPEEDSGPMSTKKPVVVESYDEIVFTEPSEGFFSRVQNHPAVVVPRLPAGFALPPPVPLEDADKRRRGDTKDHTLSQWFSNFSEADELLKLAAARQQVQAHIATLRRQLSLIDGQHQQLKSASDMSKIGGRCSSSTGKVAFTSETGE, encoded by the exons ATGCCTCAGAGCTCATCATCATCGAAGAAACACGGGACCGATCAGCCGGACACTGGTGGGCCCGCCTCCAAATCACAGAGGACCAAAATGGTTAAATCTTCCGATGATACTGAAAAAAAG AACTTAGCTAAGAAGCTCAAAGAGCTGGAAATAAGTGTGCCTATTGTGTATGGTAATATTGCATTTTGGCTCGGTAAGAAGGCTAGCGA GTACCAATCTCACAAGTGGACTGTTTATGTTCGAGGAGGAACGAATGAGGATATCAGTGTGGTAGTGAAGCGTGTTGTTTTTCAATTGCATTCCAGCTTTAATAATCCCACAAGGGTTGTTGACGGCCCACCTTTCGAGCTGTCTGAATCAGGGTGGGGTGAATTTGAAATTGTCATAACCCTTCATTTCCATAATGATGTTTGCGAGAAGCCGTTGCACCT ATACCATCATTTGAAGTTGTATCCAGAGGAGGATTCTGGTCCAATGTCCACCAAAAAACCAGTCGTCGTGGAATCCTATGATGAAATTGTATTTACTGAGCCTTCAGAAGGTTTTTTCTCTCGCGTGCAGAATCACCCAGCTGTTGTTGTGCCTAGACTGCCCGCTGGTTTTGCTTTGCCTCCTCCTG TGCCATTGGAGGATGCAGATAAAAGGAGAAGAGGCGACACTAAAGATCACACCTTAAGTCAGTGGTTCTCAAATTTCTCAGAGGCTGATGAACTGTTAAAACTTGCAGCAGCTCGTCAGCAG GTACAAGCTCATATTGCAACACTCAGAAGGCAATTGAGTTTGATAGATGGGCAGCACCAACAGCTGAAATCTGCCTCTGACAT GTCTAAAATAGGCGGGAGGTGCTCGAGTTCAACAGGAAAAGTTGCCTTCACAAGTGAAACTGGAGAATAG
- the LOC140035070 gene encoding transcription initiation factor TFIID subunit 14b-like isoform X3 has translation MPQSSSSSKKHGTDQPDTGGPASKSQRTKMVKSSDDTEKKNLAKKLKELEISVPIVYGNIAFWLGKKASEYQSHKWTVYVRGGTNEDISVVVKRVVFQLHSSFNNPTRVVDGPPFELSESGWGEFEIVITLHFHNDVCEKPLHLYHHLKLYPEEDSGPMSTKKPVVVESYDEIVFTEPSEGFFSRVQNHPAVVVPRLPAGFALPPPVPLEDADKRRRGDTKDHTLSQWFSNFSEADELLKLAAARQQVQAHIATLRRQLSLIDGQHQQLKSASDIQV, from the exons ATGCCTCAGAGCTCATCATCATCGAAGAAACACGGGACCGATCAGCCGGACACTGGTGGGCCCGCCTCCAAATCACAGAGGACCAAAATGGTTAAATCTTCCGATGATACTGAAAAAAAG AACTTAGCTAAGAAGCTCAAAGAGCTGGAAATAAGTGTGCCTATTGTGTATGGTAATATTGCATTTTGGCTCGGTAAGAAGGCTAGCGA GTACCAATCTCACAAGTGGACTGTTTATGTTCGAGGAGGAACGAATGAGGATATCAGTGTGGTAGTGAAGCGTGTTGTTTTTCAATTGCATTCCAGCTTTAATAATCCCACAAGGGTTGTTGACGGCCCACCTTTCGAGCTGTCTGAATCAGGGTGGGGTGAATTTGAAATTGTCATAACCCTTCATTTCCATAATGATGTTTGCGAGAAGCCGTTGCACCT ATACCATCATTTGAAGTTGTATCCAGAGGAGGATTCTGGTCCAATGTCCACCAAAAAACCAGTCGTCGTGGAATCCTATGATGAAATTGTATTTACTGAGCCTTCAGAAGGTTTTTTCTCTCGCGTGCAGAATCACCCAGCTGTTGTTGTGCCTAGACTGCCCGCTGGTTTTGCTTTGCCTCCTCCTG TGCCATTGGAGGATGCAGATAAAAGGAGAAGAGGCGACACTAAAGATCACACCTTAAGTCAGTGGTTCTCAAATTTCTCAGAGGCTGATGAACTGTTAAAACTTGCAGCAGCTCGTCAGCAG GTACAAGCTCATATTGCAACACTCAGAAGGCAATTGAGTTTGATAGATGGGCAGCACCAACAGCTGAAATCTGCCTCTGACAT CCAGGTCTAA
- the LOC140035070 gene encoding transcription initiation factor TFIID subunit 14b-like isoform X2, whose translation MPQSSSSSKKHGTDQPDTGGPASKSQRTKMVKSSDDTEKKNLAKKLKELEISVPIVYGNIAFWLGKKASEYQSHKWTVYVRGGTNEDISVVVKRVVFQLHSSFNNPTRVVDGPPFELSESGWGEFEIVITLHFHNDVCEKPLHLYHHLKLYPEEDSGPMSTKKPVVVESYDEIVFTEPSEGFFSRVQNHPAVVVPRLPAGFALPPPVPLEDADKRRRGDTKDHTLSQWFSNFSEADELLKLAAARQQVQAHIATLRRQLSLIDGQHQQLKSASDILVHLR comes from the exons ATGCCTCAGAGCTCATCATCATCGAAGAAACACGGGACCGATCAGCCGGACACTGGTGGGCCCGCCTCCAAATCACAGAGGACCAAAATGGTTAAATCTTCCGATGATACTGAAAAAAAG AACTTAGCTAAGAAGCTCAAAGAGCTGGAAATAAGTGTGCCTATTGTGTATGGTAATATTGCATTTTGGCTCGGTAAGAAGGCTAGCGA GTACCAATCTCACAAGTGGACTGTTTATGTTCGAGGAGGAACGAATGAGGATATCAGTGTGGTAGTGAAGCGTGTTGTTTTTCAATTGCATTCCAGCTTTAATAATCCCACAAGGGTTGTTGACGGCCCACCTTTCGAGCTGTCTGAATCAGGGTGGGGTGAATTTGAAATTGTCATAACCCTTCATTTCCATAATGATGTTTGCGAGAAGCCGTTGCACCT ATACCATCATTTGAAGTTGTATCCAGAGGAGGATTCTGGTCCAATGTCCACCAAAAAACCAGTCGTCGTGGAATCCTATGATGAAATTGTATTTACTGAGCCTTCAGAAGGTTTTTTCTCTCGCGTGCAGAATCACCCAGCTGTTGTTGTGCCTAGACTGCCCGCTGGTTTTGCTTTGCCTCCTCCTG TGCCATTGGAGGATGCAGATAAAAGGAGAAGAGGCGACACTAAAGATCACACCTTAAGTCAGTGGTTCTCAAATTTCTCAGAGGCTGATGAACTGTTAAAACTTGCAGCAGCTCGTCAGCAG GTACAAGCTCATATTGCAACACTCAGAAGGCAATTGAGTTTGATAGATGGGCAGCACCAACAGCTGAAATCTGCCTCTGACAT TCTTGTTCATCTGCGTTGA
- the LOC113731192 gene encoding auxin-responsive protein SAUR50-like has protein sequence MAIRKSSSKLPQAAVIKQILKRCSSLGKKHGYDEDGLPLDVPKGHFAVYVGENRSRYIVPISFLTHPEFQCLLRRAEEEFGFDHDMGLTIPCEEVVFRSLTSMLR, from the coding sequence ATGGCCATCAGAAAATCAAGCAGCAAGCTCCCACAAGCAGCCGTGATAAAGCAAATCTTGAAAAGATGCTCGAGTTTGGGAAAGAAACACGGGTACGATGAAGATGGACTGCCGCTTGACGTGCCTAAAGGGCACTTTGCCGTTTATGTAGGCGAAAACAGGAGCAGATACATTGTGCCCATTTCATTTTTGACTCATCCAGAGTTCCAATGCCTTCTTCGTCGCGCCGAGGAGGAGTTTGGGTTTGATCATGACATGGGCCTCACCATTCCTTGCGAAGAAGTTGTTTTCCGATCTCTAACATCAATGCTCCGGTGA
- the LOC113731197 gene encoding probable ribosome-binding factor A, chloroplastic, with protein sequence MQHLLIQKPPTITTCSITTASSGRFTPSILPPMSTTKLPRLQQITPVGCRRRRIKCMANPRRLKMVANQIRREISDMLITDKVLQCAVLPEAALGADRYLSSLTTVSDVEVSADLQVVKVYVSVFGDERGKEVALTGLKSKAKYVRSELGRRMKLRLTPEIRFIEDESLEQGSRVIAILDRIKKENEEKEANGQGDDQYESSNQTEEDEEWEGDDDEGIIYVK encoded by the exons ATGCAGCATCTGCTGATTCAGAAACCTCCAACAATCACCACATGTTCAATAACAACCGCTTCAAGCGGAAGATTTACTCCGTCGATTTTGCCGCCGATGTCCACCACCAAACTACCACGGCTGCAGCAGATAACACCTGTGGGCTGTCGGAGACGTAGGATAAAGTGTATGGCAAACCCGAGGAGATTGAAAATGGTGGCAAACCAGATAAGAAGAGAGATTTCAGACATGCTAATCACTGACAAGGTTTTGCAGTGTGCCGTCCTACCGGAAGCTGCTCTCGGCGCCGATCGTTATCTATCGTCTCTCACTACTGTCAGCGACGTCGAAGTCTCCGCCGACTTGCAG gttgtaaaagTTTATGTATCTGTATTTGGTGATGAAAGAGGAAAGGAAGTAGCACTTACAGGGCTGAAGTCCAAAGCAAAATATGTTCGGAGCGAGCTAGGGAGGCGCATGAAATTAAGGCTGACTCCTGAGATTCGCTTTATTGAGGATGAGTCTCTAGAACAAGGGAGCAGG GTTATTGCTATATTGGACAGAATAAAGAAAGAGAATGAGGAAAAGGAGGCAAATGGTCAAGGGGATGATCAGTACGAGTCATCTAATCAAACTGAAGAAGATGAGGAGTGGGAGGGTGATGATGACGAAGGAATTATTTATGTCAAGTAG